The region CCCGACGGCGGTGCTGCAGTTGGCTGAACGAGATGAACCTCCGCCGGCCAACACGCGACCGCTCTACACGCTGGCGATGCGGGGGGCGGTCATATGCTTCTCGGGCTTCCGGAAGAAAGATGAACTTGTTAGTAGacacttttattttatgaaaataaggcacgagacgagcaagacgttcagctgatggtaattgatacgaactaaccattacaatgcagtgccgctcaggattttttgaaaaacccaaaaattctgagcggcactacaattgcgctcgtctccttgagacataagatgttaagagtcatttgcccagtaatttcactagctacggcgcccttcagaccgaaacacaataatgcttacacattactgcttcacggaataaataggcgccgttgtggtacccacaatctagccggctacCTGTGCAATGGACCACTGGTAAAACTTAGTGCGTTTTATCTTGCATTTAGAAAAAAGCAAACGGACATGCGTCGCATTACAATCTGCAATTAAtataggtttgacaacgaaataatattgttgtaaaataatgattacctacatacctatttatattatagaaaaaactgagctgtttttacacgctttagcttcacctgtatgtttgtaaccgacttctttgggcgcgattttgacccactttaaacggctaaaTTTCGttcaatatttgtaaatttatcgaggaccgatgacattacacaaATTTGacaagattattccattattcaaaaaaataaaatagtgtaaaaaaatatatttcattataaacaaaagcgtggggtgtagaagaattattataaaaaaaaaaaatctatgtaaaaagaagcgtggggtgctttttaagatataataaaaataataattcttctcaCCCCACGATTTTGtttgtaatgaaatatatttttttacactattttcaatttaaatttattaaaatttattttctattttttagttgaattttatataaagcgtgcttttgagtttttttaaaactattatttatttttttataagatgacctagGTACTAGGTAGTTAgtgttttaggtaaagaaggcACCCCTAACGTCGTCAGAAGatgtaagagtcacgcgatagaaagagaggtaacttctaggtgaataaacaTGTAGTGCTGTGCTATCTGAGTTGCACCTTATTTTATGGCCGCAAGATTCCCtatttctttcattgattttgcGGGGTGAGCTttccgtacttgtactattacatattctagGGTATGGCTAGGGATTGGATAATAAATCTGTATCGTATTTTTACGCAGACGTACCTGATAACCCTGATCCACTATATGGGCGGGTCGATCCGCAAGGACATGTCGAGCAAGGTGACGCACCTGATAGCGGCCGCGGCCACCGGCGACAAGTACCGATATGCGTCGGGCTTCGGCCTGCCCGTGCTGTCGCGCTCCTGGGTCGACGCCTGCTGGGACCGTCGCGACGACCCACACTGTATGGCCACCGACGATGACATTATTGTAAGTCTCTCTTCACTTTTATTCAGGCAAATTACACGATAAATTCATAAATGACATTCATAATGATATACTACTTATtcggaatggagcgaccgcgcgcaggttattaaataataagttttttgtacgattttacattgttaccATATTTATATGGGATAAAaagaagaccgctgagtttTTCTCAGGCTGAGgtctatttcgaatgggtggtggtttttgactttcaataagtgctCTCATATCCTATTACATAAAGTATCATTAATTGTAACTATAGCAATATGGCACTGACATCCTCCTCTGTTTAGTATTTCCTGGCGAAGGCCCCATCCATATTATTCCATGATCTTCGGTCACAAGCCACTCTAGGTATTTCCCGctattgataaaattatctcGTTGCACAATCTTCCGAACTGTCTTCCGCTTTTTGTATTTTGGATACCAATACATTATTTCTTCGCTCCATTTGTTCCTCACATTAATTGTATGTCCAGTCACTTACCTATATTGGAACCTCTTCTATTTTTCTGGGACCATCGGGATGACCCACACTATATCGCCAAAGACGATGCCATTATTGTAAGTCTGCATTCACTACCTTTCGTTAAATATGGTGGAGTTAAACAGCCAATGTTTCAAGAAAAAAAAGCAAAGAGTTCAAAAGCGCTATAGTGCCATAATTaccacataatttaataaactatATGCAATTTCATCTTTGTCTCTTTTCTTATAGATATTGTTATGGAAAACAATACCTACATGCGAGCGCGTAGCCTCAGTAAGAAGAACATCTTCCTTACTAGCGTTGATTCATACATGTTTAGCGCGAGCCGCGTAAAGGGATAGGACGTTCCTGAAGCTAAGTAGtcggccctgcccattacaatgcgatgctgctcaggatttttttattaaacccaAACTTTTGGGTGGCATCACAATCgagctcgtcactttgagacatgagatgttaatatataaataaacctgCAGACTGGACAGACCATACCAGTTGTCTTTAATATAGTTTAAAAATGGATTAGAGAAATAACTATTAAACTTAAGCACTCCTAAACCAATTCCAATAAATCCCAAGTTACTGGTGAATAAGTTCATAGaaccataaaatataaacaaatgtaTGGTACTAGAAAATTTACGTTTTGGCACCAAGCTTCATTATATTTGTACAACAAGTTGATTCATAATATCGTAAATGTTTCGTAACAACACAATAATCGTTTTATGGAATTGTGCATTGAATATGTGTGTATCGTGATGTGTATGTACTTTACTTACAGAAGGAGCACAAATTGAAAGTGTTTGCGGGGGCGCGGGTTTGTTTCGTGGGTTTCCCTGAAGATGAGACCCAACACATGGCCGAGGTGCTCGCGAGCAACGGTGGCTCTTCGTGCCCATTGGACGACCCTGATTGTACCCATGTCGTGAGTACCTATATAAATAATCAGAAAAAGTTTTTGGTATTATCAAACTGCGAATTCCAACCTGCAGCTAACTTCAGAGCAGTCACTAGGTTTGACATGATTTATATAAGATTATCACAAGCATTTATCAAATGCATTTGATATTAGCAATGAAGGAGTATTATGTCAGTAATGTTTACCTACTAtagttatcaaaatttatatattcataattagtttctatttttttttggttctccTTCTGAAATGTGAATGTGCCCaccaaaacttaaattatacaCCAGTGGGCGGTACTCATAATACCTAATCAATCCAGAGCTATTTAGTTTTTGGAAAATAATTTCTATACGGCCGCATTATCTGTGGACCTCGCTGAAACGTAatgccccctcccgttcccctttcaaccctcgcgctcgtcctgttgagtcagtacggtttgcagttcacagttttgtttttaaagttttcattaTTACGTTTAGATTTTTGatgttaatagttctgttgttctgtgtcgttATAATAGTAgtgccagaaaaataaatacttttttttacttgacTTCTTTCACTGATTTTTTcatcatcataataataataataatcagcatcagaACACAATACCTTCACACTTCTATAACACTGAagaaataaatcgttgtttatttattagtaataatatcctagtgatgcttgttttgcacaccgtaccagGTCCACAGAAAATGTAACCGAGtagtaaagtatttttattttataatgctgATTACTATCGAAGGactattaaaaaaagattatcataatagctaaaatattaagtgtttatattatgttaccatAGAATGGACAATAATTGTCTCCTTTCATTTCCTTATACTAGTTATAATAAAGCATATTTTCTTGATCTAGAATCATTAGATGGcgaaatatttcattatatttataatttgtcaAAGTAAAATCAGTTCAAAATTGTGATTCAATACATTAGTTAGGAAGCACATATTTAAGCCCTGCTCATATTGCACGCTTCAGTTGGAAACTTTGTATCACCATTTGTATTTACAATAGTTCCTTTTTtgatatatatttctattaatttaaaacCTCTAAGAGCTTCCAATTTAGATTCATTATTTGTCATCTTTTCCTTGTCATACTTTTGTTATCATTAAATCCATTCCATGCGACGCGGAGTCACCCATTGTCTATGACAATATCGCTATTTATGCTTGTATCAAACTAAATAGTAAAGAATTTAGTTTCATCTGCTGTATATGTTTAGATATTGTATCTGGCTTCATTGATAAATATTTAGCGTAGTGCAGTCATAATATTAGCACAGTTTATTTACATACTTCAGTTCACACCtacattttgtttaatttttgtatctGCTTTTCACTTCTCCCGTTGGACATTTAAATTTCTATACATTCATGAGATTATGTGAttcatttttacttttaaatatatcatgGATGTAAAGATCATATCCACAATATGTAGCTTTTGTATGTATAGTTGTGCATGTTGGAAAGGAATGGCTTCATTACATCATTGCGTGGTGTGTTTCACACATGTTTCAGGTTATGGCCAATGGGGAGACTTTCGGTCGTTCGCTTATCCTATCACCCTATACCAACACCCCAAATAGCTCAACAAAACAGCTCCGTTCTACTCCAACCAGATCCCAAACCACTCCAAAGAGCTCATTATACCGCAGACTGTCAGCCCGCTTGTCTGGTCGACGCTCTAGTCCTACTAAGAATGCGAATGAAGATACAgataatattgaaaatgaaaGAGAGAGGCGTTTGCAGAATGCAAGAGAttgttttagaaataataaaagtattaatgtCGATGCTAAGCATGAAGATAAAACCAGTATTAATAATGTAGTGAAATTAGaagatttaagtttatttaatcaaaataattctaGTGAACAAATCGAGATGCGtaattataaatgtagaaataaagaaaacgattatagtttatatatacaCGGAACCGGGAGAGATCGCAGAACGAAGGAGAAAAGagaagtttttaaaaacaaatctatgaacatatttaatattgtagATTGTCTAACTGAGGCAGGTTCTCTGAATTCTTCTCTTACTAAGAGCTTATGCGATTTAGATTTCAAAGACGAGACGGGTTTTTTGTTACCAGCGACAACAGAATGCAAGGAGTTGCAACAGTCAAATACTACAATATCCTCTGGAAAGAAACGAAGCCGGAACTCTACAGATTCCACCTTTCAAATGAGTCCAGTAGATGCAACAAATTTATCGCCGGACAAAGCGGAAGATTCTACTTGGAAGTctataaaaagattaaaaataaaagattcatttaaattcaaaaatcgtCCAACAATATTCAAACGCACGAAAAAGGATTCCGTTACTAAAGTTCCTGGTGAAATAACGGTGGAACCAGTTAGTCCTGAGACCGTAAAACCGACGGATCCCGCGGGGGAGTTCATCGCATCGACATCCTCCCCTATAAGAGAAGATGACAACACTTCTATATGCTCAATGAATCTCAGCAAACAATCAGGTTTCTTTGACATGTCCTTTGCATCGATACGAAGTTCAAAGACAGTTAAATCAAAGTTGCGGAGGAGCGTAAAGTCATTCACTGCCTCGTTTCGCAGCGAAAGGAAAAAGAAATACGAGAAACGCGAAAGAAACACCGTCGAAGTGGACGCGTCGCATTTACCATCGGACATAAAACACGTTTCTACACCAAAGAGAGAAATAGACGACATGCATCTCGATATATCACCGGTACAAGTTGATACTGTCGATAGTACAGATATGAGAACACCAACTATCAATCATGATGTCGACGAGTTGGATGAGTCTGCTATATTTAAAACGCCTCATAGGGTTTGGTTAAGAAATCAGCGGCACTCTATATGCGTTGGTTCCGATATAAGAGCGAAGAGTGCTGGTCATATCGCGTCGTCCACAGACAGTCCCGCCCCGCTCCCCTTCTTGTGTCCTTCCCCGCGCTCGTCCGGCCCTGAAGCGCTGCGGAAGGCGCCCGCTACGACGCCTCCCATCCGTGACGTCCGCGCCATATCACAATGCCATGGACTATCGCTGCCGGTACTAACCCTCATTTAATTCAGTATATCTTActaaatattaaactagctcGCTGTTCTGTATCACATAGACTGATAGGGACCCTTCCACGCATTTTATTGTCTTcgatgtaaacattttgcatgttgGTTACATCGTAGGAGCCTTGTTGGTAaacgtttattttattacttagataatttctacgtctagatagagtctctatCTGCTAGACCACTAATGAACACAGGCcacatcttacactcgcaatttgtatgtcactttgtcttAGTGTGCGCGCATTGCTCTAAATTGAGATTAACTGTCAATCTcgttttcgacgttttcacagctgtcacagccccatctagacgtataaatgatctaagttttaTTCAGTCGTAGGTATTGTCTATTGTTGCAGTTTTTTTAGATCTatggaatattttatttgttgattATGTTTCAGGTGGTCGACGAACACAATACGGTCGTTGTACCCGATTGTTCGCAACGTGTGCACGTTGTCAAGGCTGAATGGTTTTGGGCGTCCGTACAAAATGAGGAAGCGCAAGACGAAAGGGATTTCCTGTTTAAAGATGTGAGTGATTGagctttttaattaatattaccttATATTACGCACTAAAAATCTAGTCAAAACTAGTTTTGTTATACCAATTATTTGTCCCAATTTGGTAATATTGTTCAAATTCCGAACGTGTTGTCATGAATGTTTAACAACGACGTTATTGTACTGGAATATCCACAACAATGATTTGCTAAGAGATAAAAATTCTCCGTGCGTCTTCTTGTACATAATTGGAGGTGCTATTAAATCTGCTTTCTGCCGTTGAATTCGAAGCTTCAAcaagttttcaagaaacttaTCGTCACGTACAACCGATGCGCTGTGTTTCGAGAACAATACGGACACACAATTAAAAGGCTGGTGACACCCGAGTATTCAGTGTCGCTGGCCTATGGTATGTCTGCAGAAGAGCATGGGCGGAGGTCATTACTTACTATCATGTGACCTGTCTGCGTATATACGTAATCCCATAAAATATTAtggtaaaacaaaaatttattgttctatatcaatgacgttctatacacatggACATATCACTcgtagtctgatagcggaacggcaatattgtgcttaaagacaatgtaagcacacttttctcctttgttgtgtgtcaactgtcaccaTCCGAACCGAACCTAAACCAAATATACGTTTTACATTGCTACGCCTACGCCTATTGacgaagaatattttaaacaagtggagtaaatgcggcaatgtatcgATTTAGCTGCAGtcatggtgtcatttgtggcatgttccatattttggcTTTGTTTTTACACGACGTGCAATGTCTATTTacgtatagaatgtcattgttctatatatttacatattcaCATGACGTGTAGTACCTGGACGAAGTATCACGGCGGTCGTCGGTGGGCACGGTGGGTGCGGCGCCCCCCGTCGACGAGTGCGGGGCGGGCGCGGGGGGCAGCAGCACGCCCGCCCACCTGCAGCGGATACGGAAGCGGAAATTGCGTGGCGGAGATGCGGCGCTGCACAAGCGACGCTCGTCCGTCGGGGACGCCGTGCTGCTCAGCCTGTCTGGCAACCTGCTGGACTGTACGCCCTCGCCCGACGGCAAACAATTGTTAGAAGGTTTGTTATAAATTCCTCAATATTttacctatctatatatatatcgacatgaaactaccaccatccGATGccaaatttatcctagatggtttatgactacttatttttttattgtatttgtaataaggtgaataaaatttaatttatttccttttaaaattcacccaGCGGCGGGTAAGGCTAgtcttaacaaaaatataaaatctcttaATTTAatctcatcatcagccggaagaaatccactgctgtacaaaggcctccccctacGATCGCCATGACCAAGTCCTGTGCTACCCTCATCAAACCttaccggcgatcttgaccagatcgtcggtccaactTGTGACGAGCCTATTAACTCTACGCCTTCTGGTACACGGTCGCCATTTGAGAACTACCCCAccgaccatctgtccgtcaaactatgtgccctgcccactgccactttggttctcctacggatttccccattttttattcaatctcgcagggtagccctctccattgccctctgagcgatctGACgagagctttctcatcaggctcatagttagcgaccacgtctgcgtaccgtaagtcatcacttaAGAATTAATATAGTtacatatattatgtgtattgcAGAATCTGAAGTACCTGATAATGTGGTGAGGAAACTGATGTCCCCGAGACAACAAGTCTTCATGGAGTTGCTACAAACTGAATCGAACTATGTGGGAATATTGCAGACTATTGTAGCAGTAAGTGTcaatttgttaattaaattatattccgGTGGGACAATTTCTTGAACTGGATGCCGGATAATTCGGTTACATAGTGactcctatttctgccttgaagcagtaatgtacaagcattattgtgtttcggttggAGGGGTgtcgtagctaatgaaattactacgCTGATGAGACTTTCCATCTTATGTATAAGTGCCGAGCATAATTACGATGCTAATCAAGTGTGCCATCAATGTTCaatcaagaaccctgagcggtactgcatgtAAGGCAAGGCGTGTGACGAGAAAAAGCTCAAGGAAGACGGTTAACATTAGGCGAATGTCTTGATTGTCTTATTACTTTTAATGTGGAAacaaaatttctataaaatataaaatgtgtgTCATATGTTTCTAGATGTTCAAACAACCTTTGGAAGAGATGGCAGAGGAAGACAGCAATAACGGCAAGAATCAAGCGTTGCTCAATAACACAGAACTGAAAATTATATTTGGAAACCTTCCGCCTATTTATGAATTACACCAGTAAGTGACACATTTATAtaagaactagctgacccagcaaacgttgtattgccgatattaaaatcgcgatacaaaagtaactgttgatcgtaaaaatcgtgggtgaaaatttgaagttgtatgtattttttaatgctgactcataatcaaacaaattaaaaaaaaatgtcattaatattaaaaaaaatgcgtggaccacctttaacatttaggggaatgaaaaatagatgttgtccgattctcagaccaactcaatatgcactcaaagtttcatgagaatcggtcaagccgttacggaggagttcaaagtctaacaccatgacacgagaattttatatattagatatgatAGCAATACTGTCCATACAAtaaataatcatcatcagccggaagacgtccactgctggacaaaggcctcccccaaagatttccacgacgattggacctgcgctgccctcatccaacgcattccggcgatcttgaccagattgtcggtccatcttgtggggggcctactaacactgcgtctcccggtacgtggtcgccattcgccaatagataatatattgatatatattattcattGCACTCATATGGTAAATTACAGGTGTACTCTTACAATAGGTCAAAGTCAAatgaactttattcaattaggcttaaattaagcgcttttgaatcatctctataaagttttcttttaaattactgaatctaccttAAGTTGAGCTCCTGAGAAGAacatgcaagaaactcaacggtaactcttttcaatcaatagagtattttacaatagctgtaatacataacaaattaatttgtaaggtaCATGAAACTCTATTTTAAAAGGGTTTGGCAATATTACATTGATAATATTAGGTGCATCTAATTGTTGCTTTTGCGcaatattttgttgtaatatcGTTAATCCGAAATCAAACGCTCGATTGAAGCGTGCAATATCAATGCACATATTGCTGCAGccgaaaatattttcatttggtATGAAAAAGCGTTTTGCGAGGAACTTCTTGCCTcttacagccactttgtggaatcaataacTGGCTGCTAATCTCGCGAACCGATACAACTTAGTGACCTGCAAAAACCCCAACTTTAAGTCCGGAaacacatctcttgacccctggtgttgcggatgtccgtTGGCGATTGCCTCAAGACTTCcaatcacgtgagcctcttgccgtTTGCCCCcctcttatacaaaaaaaaaaaaaaaacaaaatatacaaacgTTTATTTTCAATCGGTTTATTTGCAAGTCCCCAATTTTCTGTAATGACCTTTTCGTAAAAGCTAGCTCATTTATGACTTGTCGCGAACTTGACTAAGTATTGTTTCTagaacatttaataataaaccaGTGGTGGTTCCTTGATACGGTGGTGGATTTTCttgttttatggaagaggagggccaagtgatcaccgccgccgatcAATCCCGTACTATAGGAAGATTTTTTCTGTATACggacataaacacacacacacacacatacacacatttgAAAGGGTAATAACAACActtttctaatattacattagcttaagtaggtaatcgaGGAGCCATAATCCATTCCTACTCAACACCTTAGGAAGGAGAGTATGGCTGAAAAAAAGCGCCGCATGGAAACATGAATGCATGATCCCATATCAGGTGAAGCTGAGACTTCTACTTTTGCCTATTGTTTCATCGTCCagcctaattattttttttttgtaattctctgtatataaagatttttttatttaagattcgagAGGATTGATTGTCCAGCGCGTACTTGCATTTTTAGAGGTACAAGCtcgtacatatatatatatatatatattgttaatcCTTGTCCcgcaaataaaaatagtttcatTTGTCGTTATTCATATTGTAAATGGTGCTCAGGCTATTCACAACCCATGTTTTGTCCAACAGACGCATGTTGGAGGAGCTGCGGTGGACGCAGGCGCACTGGAGCGAGGAGGTGAGCATCGGCAGACTTGTGCTCAAGTACACGCCCGACATGGTGAAGGCCTACCCGCCCTTTGTGAACTTCTTCGAGAACACCAAGGAAATGTTGCAGCAATGTGATCGTGATAATCCGAGGTTGGTTTATCATAAAACGCTGATTTTGCAAACATTTAAGAATGTTTTTGCGGCGCGTTTGACAAccatcacacacacacacacacacacacacacacacacacacacacacacacacacacacgccggtattattattattatgagtaggGGATTATTTAGATGCAcataaatcctaggatctattgtgccccctggTTGCGCTAGCGCTCCTACCCACAACTTCCTATGTCTGAAAAAATTAGCTGTGAAAAAATTGAGGCTACTAACTAGGAAGCGTGTTCGTAACTGTGCCGggattttaattatattctcTTGAGAATAGATCACGTCCACTGCCATAGATA is a window of Leptidea sinapis chromosome 23, ilLepSina1.1, whole genome shotgun sequence DNA encoding:
- the LOC126971279 gene encoding protein ECT2 isoform X1, producing the protein MDEVSRGMSQTGSTAVSDKTDENNDSSPAVVYVSEVCLECERVRAACERLGSVLTVAEPEALSAPQLTPAYLVTSPFEGDLFDAAHKAKYRVLGPTAVLQLAERDEPPPANTRPLYTLAMRGAVICFSGFRKKDELTYLITLIHYMGGSIRKDMSSKVTHLIAAAATGDKYRYASGFGLPVLSRSWVDACWDRRDDPHCMATDDDIIKEHKLKVFAGARVCFVGFPEDETQHMAEVLASNGGSSCPLDDPDCTHVVMANGETFGRSLILSPYTNTPNSSTKQLRSTPTRSQTTPKSSLYRRLSARLSGRRSSPTKNANEDTDNIENERERRLQNARDCFRNNKSINVDAKHEDKTSINNVVKLEDLSLFNQNNSSEQIEMRNYKCRNKENDYSLYIHGTGRDRRTKEKREVFKNKSMNIFNIVDCLTEAGSLNSSLTKSLCDLDFKDETGFLLPATTECKELQQSNTTISSGKKRSRNSTDSTFQMSPVDATNLSPDKAEDSTWKSIKRLKIKDSFKFKNRPTIFKRTKKDSVTKVPGEITVEPVSPETVKPTDPAGEFIASTSSPIREDDNTSICSMNLSKQSGFFDMSFASIRSSKTVKSKLRRSVKSFTASFRSERKKKYEKRERNTVEVDASHLPSDIKHVSTPKREIDDMHLDISPVQVDTVDSTDMRTPTINHDVDELDESAIFKTPHRVWLRNQRHSICVGSDIRAKSAGHIASSTDSPAPLPFLCPSPRSSGPEALRKAPATTPPIRDVRAISQCHGLSLPVVDEHNTVVVPDCSQRVHVVKAEWFWASVQNEEAQDERDFLFKDYLDEVSRRSSVGTVGAAPPVDECGAGAGGSSTPAHLQRIRKRKLRGGDAALHKRRSSVGDAVLLSLSGNLLDCTPSPDGKQLLEESEVPDNVVRKLMSPRQQVFMELLQTESNYVGILQTIVAMFKQPLEEMAEEDSNNGKNQALLNNTELKIIFGNLPPIYELHQRMLEELRWTQAHWSEEVSIGRLVLKYTPDMVKAYPPFVNFFENTKEMLQQCDRDNPRFHAFLKICQTKPECGRQSLQELLIRPVQRLPSVSLLLDDILKHTHKSNPDHGALVSALAGLREVMSHINEDKRKTEGQLQMFDIYNDIDQCPAHLVSSHRSFVSRCEVVELSKELSGRGDHLVLFLFTDTMEVCKKRSKAFNSKSPTNGTGTMRIGSSKPYRHISLMPLSTVKRVVDIREADDCHNVFALMCRSNQELKEKLYSFMITDEAVDKGHFLRQLCRQMANTVCKADADKFLACLESHQLDIDTSDLALSTLSKVSKFAARTRIKLEALAGLGGWLRGAPSAALLDTWVLRAHLLPQVERALSFNKTPSKLKRAMSSIISPFGSTSSLTPASQQLAQMRLASCNNINEVGGGGNAGDVRVAPLSVQPTRKAAPGAAAALRRF
- the LOC126971279 gene encoding protein ECT2 isoform X2, which gives rise to MGPTRLPPTPEEEEYIMQNLAAEPKTPEGASVRCDTVLGPTAVLQLAERDEPPPANTRPLYTLAMRGAVICFSGFRKKDELTYLITLIHYMGGSIRKDMSSKVTHLIAAAATGDKYRYASGFGLPVLSRSWVDACWDRRDDPHCMATDDDIIKEHKLKVFAGARVCFVGFPEDETQHMAEVLASNGGSSCPLDDPDCTHVVMANGETFGRSLILSPYTNTPNSSTKQLRSTPTRSQTTPKSSLYRRLSARLSGRRSSPTKNANEDTDNIENERERRLQNARDCFRNNKSINVDAKHEDKTSINNVVKLEDLSLFNQNNSSEQIEMRNYKCRNKENDYSLYIHGTGRDRRTKEKREVFKNKSMNIFNIVDCLTEAGSLNSSLTKSLCDLDFKDETGFLLPATTECKELQQSNTTISSGKKRSRNSTDSTFQMSPVDATNLSPDKAEDSTWKSIKRLKIKDSFKFKNRPTIFKRTKKDSVTKVPGEITVEPVSPETVKPTDPAGEFIASTSSPIREDDNTSICSMNLSKQSGFFDMSFASIRSSKTVKSKLRRSVKSFTASFRSERKKKYEKRERNTVEVDASHLPSDIKHVSTPKREIDDMHLDISPVQVDTVDSTDMRTPTINHDVDELDESAIFKTPHRVWLRNQRHSICVGSDIRAKSAGHIASSTDSPAPLPFLCPSPRSSGPEALRKAPATTPPIRDVRAISQCHGLSLPVVDEHNTVVVPDCSQRVHVVKAEWFWASVQNEEAQDERDFLFKDYLDEVSRRSSVGTVGAAPPVDECGAGAGGSSTPAHLQRIRKRKLRGGDAALHKRRSSVGDAVLLSLSGNLLDCTPSPDGKQLLEESEVPDNVVRKLMSPRQQVFMELLQTESNYVGILQTIVAMFKQPLEEMAEEDSNNGKNQALLNNTELKIIFGNLPPIYELHQRMLEELRWTQAHWSEEVSIGRLVLKYTPDMVKAYPPFVNFFENTKEMLQQCDRDNPRFHAFLKICQTKPECGRQSLQELLIRPVQRLPSVSLLLDDILKHTHKSNPDHGALVSALAGLREVMSHINEDKRKTEGQLQMFDIYNDIDQCPAHLVSSHRSFVSRCEVVELSKELSGRGDHLVLFLFTDTMEVCKKRSKAFNSKSPTNGTGTMRIGSSKPYRHISLMPLSTVKRVVDIREADDCHNVFALMCRSNQELKEKLYSFMITDEAVDKGHFLRQLCRQMANTVCKADADKFLACLESHQLDIDTSDLALSTLSKVSKFAARTRIKLEALAGLGGWLRGAPSAALLDTWVLRAHLLPQVERALSFNKTPSKLKRAMSSIISPFGSTSSLTPASQQLAQMRLASCNNINEVGGGGNAGDVRVAPLSVQPTRKAAPGAAAALRRF